A window of Eikenella corrodens contains these coding sequences:
- the qatC gene encoding Qat anti-phage system QueC-like protein QatC, translating into MGELLMNQLFFHHDIEQLKNLPNGVLPIRLYGTGNKSLQIAHIGNMVLDRVRRLGVELNNQVMDFLTIAMAVTAADTFILRKDTANGWCRSFSITLPLCQPDIWQANKVHLEQILHFLSGDIWQFDFQAGGQLPPQPYKLSGRTKLVDLRNKDCVCLFSGGLDSAIGVIDLLEQGHSPVLVSHSYKGDKSRQQAIIQQLNQNGYINQFSQFDAIAQPHLNNEKSTEITMRTRSLNFLAFAIVSAYALQEVAQKKIDILVPENGVISINAPLTVRRVGALSTRTTHPYFIQEIQKFFTAVNIPFTLRNPYQFKTKGQMIAECKNLLLLRQIIPDTVSCSHWKRKNQQCGVCVPCLIRRASLHYAGITNDTQYEFNDIRQILINQDRRDDLFALMSAIRQKDYRNINQWVLQSGPLPIQQLNQFANVFMTGLDEVEQLLIENQIL; encoded by the coding sequence ATGGGAGAATTATTGATGAATCAATTATTTTTTCACCACGATATTGAGCAATTAAAAAATTTGCCTAATGGTGTTTTACCTATTCGTCTTTATGGTACGGGCAATAAAAGTTTACAAATTGCTCATATTGGTAATATGGTTTTGGATAGAGTAAGAAGATTAGGTGTTGAACTCAATAATCAAGTAATGGATTTTCTAACTATTGCTATGGCAGTTACAGCAGCAGATACTTTTATTTTGCGAAAAGATACTGCAAATGGCTGGTGTCGTTCCTTTTCTATTACTTTACCATTGTGCCAGCCAGATATTTGGCAAGCAAACAAAGTTCATTTAGAACAGATTTTACACTTTTTAAGTGGTGATATTTGGCAATTTGATTTTCAGGCAGGCGGACAATTACCTCCACAGCCCTATAAATTAAGTGGCAGAACTAAATTGGTAGATTTAAGAAATAAAGACTGTGTTTGTTTATTTTCAGGTGGGTTGGATTCAGCAATTGGGGTAATTGATTTATTGGAGCAGGGACATTCACCGGTTTTAGTTAGTCATTCTTATAAAGGTGATAAATCACGTCAGCAAGCCATTATTCAGCAACTTAACCAAAATGGTTATATTAATCAATTTTCCCAATTTGATGCGATTGCACAACCACATTTAAATAATGAAAAAAGCACTGAAATCACAATGCGAACTAGAAGTTTAAATTTTTTGGCATTTGCCATTGTATCAGCTTATGCATTACAGGAAGTCGCGCAAAAAAAGATTGATATTTTAGTGCCTGAAAATGGGGTAATTTCAATCAATGCACCTTTAACAGTACGCAGAGTAGGCGCTTTAAGTACCCGTACCACTCACCCTTATTTTATCCAAGAAATACAAAAATTTTTCACTGCGGTCAATATTCCTTTCACTTTAAGAAATCCTTATCAATTTAAAACCAAAGGACAAATGATAGCAGAATGCAAAAATTTACTATTATTACGGCAAATTATCCCTGATACTGTTTCGTGTAGCCATTGGAAACGCAAAAATCAACAATGCGGGGTTTGTGTTCCATGCCTGATTCGTAGAGCGTCATTGCATTATGCAGGCATTACCAATGATACCCAATATGAATTTAATGACATTCGGCAAATTTTAATAAATCAGGATAGAAGAGATGATTTATTTGCTTTAATGAGTGCTATTCGTCAAAAAGATTATCGCAACATCAATCAATGGGTTTTACAAAGTGGTCCACTACCCATTCAACAACTAAATCAGTTTGCAAATGTTTTTATGACTGGTTTGGATGAAGTGGAGCAACTTTTAATAGAGAACCAAATATTATGA